One genomic window of Glycine soja cultivar W05 chromosome 9, ASM419377v2, whole genome shotgun sequence includes the following:
- the LOC114425893 gene encoding pectinesterase/pectinesterase inhibitor PPE8B-like has protein sequence MALSSKKELSQIAATPKLTITLIFFFVLFLTALGNTNTNTVGSELLKVAPSEFAGTVRTVVDVLQDITSILSEFGSGFGDSRLSNAVSDCLELLDMSSDELDWSVSATQSPKGKHNSTGNTSSDLRTWLSAALANQDTCMDGFDGTNGIVKGLVSTGLGQVMSLLQQLLTQVNPVSDHYTFSSPQGHFPPWVKPGERKLLQAANGVSFDAVVAADGTGNFTKVMDAVLAAPNYSMQRYVIHIKRGVYNENVEIKKKKWNLMMVGDGMDNTVISGNRSFIDGWTTFRSATFAVSGRGFVARDITFQNTAGPEKHQAVALRSDSDLSVFFRCGIFGYQDSLYTHTMRQFYRECKISGTVDFIFGDATAIFQNCHISAKKGLPNQKNTITAHGRKNPDEPTGFSIQFCNISADYDLVNSINNNSNNSIGTYLGRPWKPYSRTVFMQSYISDVLRPEGWLEWNGDFALDTLYYAEYMNYGPGAGVANRVKWPGYHVMNDSSQASNFTVSQFIEGNLWLPSTGVTFTAGLGGV, from the exons ATGGCACTTTCTTCAAAGAAAGAGTTATCTCAAATAGCAGCAACACCAAAACTCACTATcacactcatcttcttcttcgtgCTGTTTCTGACCGCACTTGgcaacaccaacaccaacacGGTGGGATCGGAGTTGCTGAAGGTTGCTCCTTCCGAATTCGCTGGGACAGTGAGAACCGTCGTTGATGTGTTGCAAGATATTACCTCCATTCTCTCCGAGTTCGGTTCTGGCTTCGGCGATTCGCGTCTTTCTAACGCCGTTTCTGATTGTCTTGAGTTGCTTGACATGTCCTCTGATGAACTCGATTGGTCTGTCTCCGCTACCCAGAGTCCCAAAG ggaaGCACAACAGCACAGGGAACACAAGTTCCGATTTGAGAACATGGCTAAGCGCAGCACTTGCAAATCAAGACACATGCATGGACGGATTCGACGGCACCAACGGTATAGTGAAGGGTCTAGTATCCACAGGTCTAGGCCAAGTGATGTCATTGCTGCAACAACTTCTCACAcag GTGAATCCAGTGTCGGACCactacactttctcttccccACAGGGCCATTTTCCTCCATGGGTTAAACCAGGGGAAAGAAAACTACTCCAAGCAGCAAATGGGGTGAGTTTTGACGCTGTGGTGGCTGCCGACGGGACCGGAAACTTCACCAAGGTGATGGACGCGGTTTTGGCTGCGCCTAACTACAGCATGCAAAGGTATGTGATACATATAAAGAGAGGGGTTTACAATGAGAACGTTGAGATCAAGAAGAAGAAGTGGAACCTCATGATGGTTGGAGATGGCATGGATAACACTGTGATTTCTGGTAACAGAAGTTTTATTGATGGTTGGACCACGTTCCGGTCAGCTACCTTTG CTGTGAGTGGCAGAGGATTCGTAGCACGAGACATTACCTTCCAAAACACGGCAGGACCAGAGAAGCACCAAGCAGTGGCACTAAGATCAGACTCAGACCTCTCTGTGTTCTTCCGATGTGGGATCTTCGGTTACCAAGACAGCCTCTACACACACACCATGCGCCAATTCTACAGAGAGTGCAAAATCAGTGGCACAGTGGACTTCATCTTCGGTGATGCCACAGCAATTTTCCAAAACTGCCACATCTCAGCCAAAAAAGGGTTACCAAATCAAAAGAACACAATCACAGCACATGGCAGAAAAAACCCAGATGAACCAACAGGCTTCTCAATCCAATTTTGCAACATTTCTGCTGATTATGACCTTGTGAACTCGATTAATAATAACTCTAACAATTCCATCGGCACGTACCTTGGTAGGCCTTGGAAACCCTATTCCAGGACAGTTTTCATGCAATCTTACATTAGTGATGTGTTGAGGCCAGAAGGGTGGTTGGAGTGGAATGGTGATTTTGCTTTGGATACTTTGTACTATGCTGAGTACATGAATTATGGGCCTGGTGCTGGAGTGGCTAATAGGGTTAAATGGCCAGGGTACCATGTGATGAATGATTCTAGCCAAGCTAGTAATTTCACTGTGTCACAGTTTATCGAGGGAAATCTTTGGTTGCCTTCAACGGGTGTAACGTTCACGGCTGGATTGGGGGGTGTATGA